One window from the genome of Musa acuminata AAA Group cultivar baxijiao chromosome BXJ1-4, Cavendish_Baxijiao_AAA, whole genome shotgun sequence encodes:
- the LOC103981080 gene encoding zerumbone synthase translates to MSTTTAASVSSSSSSPRLEGKVALVTGGASGIGEAIAKLFRKHGAKICVVDVQDAVGQQLCEFLGGDPYACFFHCDVTVEDDVRRAVDFAAERYGTIDIMVNNAGITGEKVVDIRNVNFDEFKRVFDINVNGVFLGMKHAARVMIPQGKGSIISLGSVASVIGGMGPHGYTGSKHAVVGLTKNVAGELGKHGIRVNCVSPYAVPTKLSMPHLPESERQEEDAVEGFLTFVRSCANLKGVDLLRNDVAEAVLYLASDEAKYVSGLNLVVDGGFTCVTHILKPFE, encoded by the coding sequence GCTGGAAGGAAAGGTGGCTCTCGTGACCGGCGGGGCATCTGGTATTGGGGAAGCCATTGCCAAGCTCTTCAGAAAACATGGTGCAAAGATATGTGTGGTCGATGTGCAAGATGCTGTCGGCCAGCAACTATGCGAGTTCTTGGGTGGTGATCCATATGCCTGCTTCTTCCACTGTGATGTCACCGTCGAAGATGATGTTCGCCGAGCTGTCGACTTCGCTGCCGAGAGATATGGCACCATCGACATCATGGTTAATAATGCTGGGATTACCGGCGAAAAGGTGGTGGACATCCGAAACGTCAATTTCGATGAATTCAAGAGGGTCTTCGACATCAACGTGAATGGCGTCTTCCTCGGGATGAAGCACGCGGCACGAGTCATGATTCCTCAAGGGAAGGGCTCCATCATCTCCCTCGGCAGTGTGGCATCGGTCATCGGAGGAATGGGTCCGCACGGGTACACCGGTTCCAAACATGCAGTGGTAGGTCTTACCAAGAATGTGGCCGGAGAGCTGGGGAAGCACGGGATCCGAGTGAATTGTGTGTCTCCATATGCAGTTCCGACGAAACTGTCGATGCCGCATTTGCCGGAGTCCGAGAGGCAAGAAGAAGATGCAGTGGAGGGGTTTCTGACGTTTGTGCGCAGCTGTGCCAACTTGAAAGGCGTCGACCTGCTACGGAATGATGTGGCGGAGGCCGTGCTCTACTTGGCGAGCGACGAGGCCAAGTATGTGAGTGGGCTCAACCTGGTGGTGGATGGGGGATTCACTTGTGTTACCCACATTCTTAAACCATTCGAGTGA